Below is a window of Leucobacter sp. Psy1 DNA.
CAGCAGCCGATGTCCTCGTCGACGTCAGTCACCCGGACGCCAGTGCCGACATCGTCGACCGGGCGCTCAGCCGCGGCCAGCGCGTCATCGTCGGCACGAGCGGGTGGTCGGCGACGCGCCTGGAGTGGCTGGCCGATCGTGTCGATGACGCCGGCGGCGCGGTGATCGTCGTGCCGAACTTCTCTTTGGGGTCGGTGATCGGAACCGCCCTCGCCCAGTTCACGGCGCCCTACTTCGACGCGGTCGAGATCATCGAGGCGCACCACCCCCAGAAGGTCGATTCGCCCTCGGGTACCGCCGTGCGCACGGCCGAGCTGATCGCGGAAGCCCGTGACGGTCGCCCGGTCGAGGCGCCGTTCGCCGATCAGCGTGCTCGGGGTGAGCACGTCGCCGGCATCCCCGTCCACAGCCTCAGGCTGGCCGGGGTGGTGGCGAAGCAGGAGGTGCGCTTCGGGGGACCGGGTGAGGTGCTCACCATCACCCACGACACTCACTCGAATGATGCGTACCGTGCAGGGATCCGCGCCGCGCTCGGGGCTATCGGAGGCGCGTCCGGTCTGACCGTCGGACTCGACCGCGTGCTCGGGATCGGCGCGCCGACGCAGGCCAACAGGCAGGACGCCGCGGACGGCACGCCCGCATGAACGCCAGGTCCCGGGCGATCGCCGGTGTGATGTTCCTTTCAGCGGTGCTCGCGATCTATTTCGTGTTCATCGGCGTCCGGGCCGTGGCCCTCCTCATGTCTGGAACTCTGCTCGCGGCGCTCATGGGTGTTGCACTGCTCGTGCTGCCCCTGATCGGCGTGTGGGCGCTCATCCGTGAACTGCGCTTCGGCTTCTCCGCGAATCGTCTCGCCGCGGAACTGGAGGCCTCAGGACTGATGCCGGAGGAAGAAGTGGAAACCCGCCCATCGGGGCGCCCCGTCCGTGAGCAGGCCGACGCGGTCTTCCCGCGATACCGGGACGCCGTCGACGCCCGGCCCGACTCCTGGGTGGACTGGATGCGATTGGGTGTGGTCTACGACGCCTGCGGTGATCGCAGGCGGGCTCGTGCCGCAATTCGTGAGGCGATCACCCGTGAGCGCGCATCCCGACGCGAAGATTCTTCGGACGAATAGCGCTTCGCGTACCAGGGGTCTACACTTTTCCAGGCACCAGCGGTCGGGGCCCAGATGACCCCGTGCAGACCCGTTGCCGGCAGTACGCGAGCGCAGTGGTGCGCGAGAAAGCACGGATGTCATGAGCAAGTACGATTTGAACGCCGATCCGGCGACGCGCACCCTCGACTCGGTTACGGGGATCAGCAAGAAGGGCCTCCCGTCCGGCACCGTCGGCGTGCTCGGCGCGCTCGTGATCGGCATCTCGACCTGTGCGCCCGCATACACACTGACCGCTGCGGTCGGACCCGCCGCGACCCAGGTCGGGTACCAGACCCCCGCGATCTTCCTGATGGGGTTCATCCCCATGCTCCTCGTCGCCCTCGGGTATCGCGCTCTGAACAGCGCGATGCCGGACTCGGGGACCTCGTTCACGTGGGCGACCCGGGCGTTCGGGCCCTGGATCGGCTGGATGGCCGGGTGGGGGCTCGTGGCAGCGACGGTGCTCGTGCTCTCGAACCTCGCCGGCATCGCCGTCGAGTTCCTGTTCCAGTCGATCAGCATTCTGGTCGGTGATCCGGCGATCGCCGAGATCGCGGGGAACCGCTTCATCAACATCGCGGTATGCCTCGGGTTCATGGCGCTCGCGACCTTCATCTCCTACCGAGGAATGACCTCGACCAAGATCTTCCAGTACATCACCGTGCTGTTCCAGATGGCGGTGCTCGTCTGGTTCATCATCGCCATGTTCGTGGGAGCCGGCGACCCGGCAAACACCGAAGGCCGCACCCCGGAGCTCTCCTGGTTCAATCCCTTCGAGGTGGACAGCTTCAGCGCCTTCGCCGCCGGCATCGCCGTGTCGATCTTCGTCTACTGGGGTTGGGACACCGTGCTGACGATGGGCGAGGAGACGAAACCGTCGAAGGGCAAGCTCTCGACCGAGAGCAAAGCGGCGATGATTCTCGTCGGGATCCTGGTCGTCCTGTACGTCGGCACGGCGGCCGCGACGGTCGGCTACGCCGGCCTCGGGGATACCGGTACCGGACTCAACAACTCGGCGATCGCTGAGAACGTCTTCGCCGCGCTCGCCCACCCGGTCATGGGGCCGGCCGCGATCCTGCTCTCGGTCGCCATCCTCGTGAGCGCCATGGCGTCGATCAACTCCACGGCCATCTCGCCGGCACGAACGCTGCTCGCGATGTCTCACTACGGTGCATTGCCCGCGTCCATCAAGAAGATCCACCCGAAGTACAAGTCGCCGTACCGCGCCCTGCTGCTTTCGTCGATCGTGGCCTCCATCTTCTACGCCGTGATGCGGTTCATCAGCGAGGACGTGCTCTGGGACACCATCACCGCGCTCGGCATGATGGTCTGCTTCTACTACGGGATCACGGCGCTCGCGAGTCCCTGGTACTTCCGCAGAGCTGCTGTGCGCGAGGGGATCGGCTCCGTCATCTCGAAGATCGTGCTCCCCGGTATCGGCGGCATCCTGCTGCTGGTGGTGTTCGTGCAGACGACGCTCGACAGCATGGACCCCGAGTTCGGATCGGGCAGCAACATCGCCGGGGTCGGGCTGGTCGGCATCATCGGCGTCGTCGTGCTCGGCCTTGGGCTCGTGCTGATGTTCGTGCAGGCGAGGGTCTCGAAGGACTTCTTCAGCGGACGAGTGCTCGCTCGGACCGAGGCGACATCGGACACCTCAGCACTCGAGCTGTTCGACGACGGTCTCGGGTCGTAGTGAAGACGTTGTGCACAGCTGAGAGAAAACCCGGTTTATGAAGCGAAGTTCACCCGGCGGAAAGTGAGACTTAAGTCATACAGACTTAAGTTCTATTGACTCACGTAAATGAACATGGTGTTCTAGATGCATGACATCAATTCTCCGGAAAAGCCTGTCTCAGCGTGTAAGTGCAGCGGTCGCAGCGGTAATCGTGGCAGCGATTGGATTCACGGTAGTGCCTGGTGAGGCGGCTGACGCGCTGTACCGATATCGCGTTGTCGACAAGGTGCATAAGAACTATCAGTTCGGATCAGTGTTCGGCTCCTGCAAGGTTATGACGACCGGGAGTGTCTGCAACATCTCGAAGAACTTATCCGCGAGCCGCACTATTGGAGTGGCGTTCGGCTTGAGTCGTTCGGCCGTCGCCTCTCAGCTGAACATATCGAGCGCGAAGACCCAGTCAGTTTCGGTGGGATGCACTTCACCGAAGATGAAGAAGGGTCAGGTCTGGGAGGCGAGGTCAGTCGGCACACGCTATGTGTACAAGATCCGTAAGGATAAGGCGTACAAGCCCAGATTTGGTCGGACGAGGTGGGCGCCGAAAGCAACGAGCGGGTTCAGAGTGGCATTCAATCCGTCCAAGAGTCACATTGCGTGCCGACTGCGATGAGACGATTGTGGTCCACAGTATTCATCGCGGCCCTCGGGGTGAACGGGCTGGTCGGGTGCTCAGAAGAAGAGCAACGAATGCTGGTGTGGGACGCGGTGGCGACGTCTCTCGGCAGCACGTCGCACGAGGTCTCCGTAAATGCGGAGCTGTATATTCAGGATGCTTCTCCACGGGTGGGCGCTGAGGCCACATACCGCGGCGGCCCGGAATCGGATGCCTGGATCATCGTGGCGGCCTGCGCTGATCAGGTTGTGATCGCAGAGGCGACCGAAGTCGAGTTCGCTGTGATTCCCGAGGCCACGATGACGGATGAGGTGCGTCAGGAGATCGAGGACGGTGACTTCTTGAACGCCGTGTGGTGCGAAGGTCGTCCGTACCGTGCATAGCGGTGTGGTCGGGAGGTGTGCGTCGACGGGCTGGCGCGATTGATCCACCCCGCCTCGTGTCAGGGGTCCGCAGTAGACTGTCCGCGTGACTGAGACCCCGATTCCGACGCCCTACGAAGATCTGCTGCGAGAGATATTGGAGACCGGGACTCCGAAGGGGGATCGTACCGGAACGGGCACGCGCAGCGTGTTCGGCAGGCAGATCCGGTTCGACCTCGCGGAGTCGTTCCCGCTGATCACGACGAAGCGCGTGCACTTCAAGTCGGTCGCGGCCGAGCTGCTCTGGTTCTTGCGCGGCGAGAGCAATACCGCGTTCCTGAAGGAGCACGGCGTATCCATCTGGGACGAATGGGAGGACGACAACGGGGACCTCGGCCCCGTGTACGGCGTTCAGTGGCGGTCCTGGCCCACCCCTGACGGAGCGCACATCGATCAAATCGCACGCGTCATCGACGACATTCGACGAACCCCTGACTCGCGCCGTCTGGTGGTCTCCGCGTGGAACGTCGCTGATCTCGACGAGATGGCGCTCATGCCGTGCCACGCGTTCTTCCAGTTCTACGTCGCCGATGGCAAGCTGTCGTGCCAGCTCTACCAGCGATCAGCCGACATGTTCCTCGGTGTGCCGTTCAACATCGCGTCCTACGCCCTGCTCACGCTGATGGTGGCCCAGCAAACCGGACTCGAACCAGGAGAGTTCGTATGGACGGGCGGCGACTGCCACATCTACGACAATCACGTGGAACAGGTGCGCACCCAGCTCGAACGCGACCCCTACCCCTACCCGCGACTCGAGATCGCAGCACGCGACTCCATCGACGCCTATGAACTCGGCGACTTCTCAGTACTCGACTACCAGCACCACCCCGGGATCAAAGCCCCGGTGGCGGTGTAGAGCAGTCGGAGACGAGCGAGTGACGACGAAGGACGAGTTGCGCGACGACCTGCAGCCACGCATCGGCGAGGGTGTGGGCATGATCTGGGCCGAAGGGCGCGACGGCGCCATCGGCCGAGGTGGGCAGATGCCGTGGCATCTGCCGGAGGACCTCGCGCACTTCAAGGAGCAGACCTGGGGCGCACCCGTCGTGATGGGCCGCCGCACCTGGGAGTCGCTGCCCGAGCGCTTCCGCCCGCTGCCCGGACGTGAGAACGTCGTCGTGACCCGGAACGAGCGCTACGTGGCCTCGGGGGCCGTCGTCGTGCCCTCGATCGAAGCGGCGCTCGAACGCACGAGCGGAGTCGTGCAGCGCGAGTACGCCGAACACCTCGAGAACCTCGCCGCAGCCGAGGGGGCCGCGTGTCAGAGCCCCGGATCCTGGCCGGAGATCGGGGTCTGGATCATGGGAGGAGGCGAGCTGTATCGCGCCGCGATGCCGGCCGCCACGGATCTCGTCGTGACCCGCATCGACGTCGCGGTGCCGAATGCCGATACCCACGCGCCCAGGATCGATGCCGAGTGGCAACTCGTCCGCAGTGAGGGGCCGCATCGCTCTCGGACAGGCCTCGACTACCGATTCGAGTGGTATCGCCGTCATGATGGGGGTCTCGGCGAGTAACGTCCGGTACCCTGTTATGGTGACGAACGCAGAGAATCCTTTCGGGCAGGTCCTCGTCGCTCTCGTGACCCCGTTCCACGCGGACGGCGAGGTCGACTGGGAGGCGACGGAGCGGCACATCGACGGCTGCATCCAGAGCGGTGCAGACGGCATCGTCGTCACCGGTACCACCGGTGAGACGTCGACCCTCACGGACCCCGAGAAGATCAAGCTCGTCGAGGTCGCGAAGTCCGTTTCAGGCGGACGCGCGAAGATCATCACCGGTGGCGGGTCGAACGAGACGGCGCACGCCATCGAGCTCTACCAGGCCAGCGAGAAGGCCGGCGCCGACGGTGTCATGATCGTCACGCCGTACTACAACAAGCCCACGCAGGCGGGTCTGCTCACGCACTTCCGCCTCGTGGCAGACGCGACCGACCTCCCAGTGATTCTGTACGACATTCCGGGTCGCACCGGGGTGCCGATCAAGTACGAGACAATCCTCCGCCTCGCGAAGCACCCGAATATTCTCGCGGTGAAGGACGCGAAGGGCGACTTCAGCGAAGTGAGCCGCGTGCTCAACCAGACCGACCTGATGTACTTCTCCGGGGACGACGCGAATGTGCTGCCGCACCTCTCCATCGGTGCGAGCGGACTCATCGGCGTCACCGCCAATATCGCGCCGGCGCCGTACCGGCGCATCATCGACGCGGTGAACGCCGGAGACCTCACCACGGCCCGCGAGGAGCACCAGCGCCTCGAGCCGCTGGTCCGCGCCGTGATGACCCACGTACCAGGCACCGTGGCGGCGAAGTACATTCTCCACGGTCTCGGCTACATCAACAGTCCTCGCGTGCGCTTGCCGCTCGTGGGGCCCGAGGAGTGGGAAGCCGCCCTCATCGAAGACGAACTGGCGCTCGTGGGAGAGATCCCCGGCGTCGACCTGACGAATTTCCGGCCCGACCGCAACGCGGCTGCCGGCGGTGCCCTGCCGAAAATCGCGGGCACCACACGCTAATACAACACAGGAGGCCCAGTGCCGAACCCCCCTTACGCTCCGCCCACCGCGCAGAAGGACACGCTGCGCATCACCCCGCTCGGCGGGTTGGGCGAGGTCGGTCGCAACATGACCGTGTACGAGATCGACGGCAAGCTGCTCATCGTCGACTGCGGCGTGCTCTTCCCTGAAGAGCATCAGCCGGGAGTCGACCTGATCCTGCCCGATATCTCCAAGATCGAGGATCGCCTCGGCGACATCGTCGCCGTCGTGCTCACCCACGGGCACGAGGATCACATCGGCGCGGTGCCGTACCTGCTGAAGCGGCGAGAAGACATCCCGCTCATCGGTTCGAAGCTCACACTCGCACTCGTTGAGGCGAAGCTGAAAGAGCATAGGATCAAGCCGGTGACCCAGGTCGTCGCCGAGGACGAGCGCCTGTCGAAGGGCCCCTTCGATCTCGAGTTCGTCGCCGTGAACCACTCCATCCCCGACGCGCTCGCGGTTATGATCCGCACGGCGGCCGGCAGCGTGC
It encodes the following:
- the dapA gene encoding 4-hydroxy-tetrahydrodipicolinate synthase; the encoded protein is MTNAENPFGQVLVALVTPFHADGEVDWEATERHIDGCIQSGADGIVVTGTTGETSTLTDPEKIKLVEVAKSVSGGRAKIITGGGSNETAHAIELYQASEKAGADGVMIVTPYYNKPTQAGLLTHFRLVADATDLPVILYDIPGRTGVPIKYETILRLAKHPNILAVKDAKGDFSEVSRVLNQTDLMYFSGDDANVLPHLSIGASGLIGVTANIAPAPYRRIIDAVNAGDLTTAREEHQRLEPLVRAVMTHVPGTVAAKYILHGLGYINSPRVRLPLVGPEEWEAALIEDELALVGEIPGVDLTNFRPDRNAAAGGALPKIAGTTR
- a CDS encoding APC family permease; translated protein: MSKYDLNADPATRTLDSVTGISKKGLPSGTVGVLGALVIGISTCAPAYTLTAAVGPAATQVGYQTPAIFLMGFIPMLLVALGYRALNSAMPDSGTSFTWATRAFGPWIGWMAGWGLVAATVLVLSNLAGIAVEFLFQSISILVGDPAIAEIAGNRFINIAVCLGFMALATFISYRGMTSTKIFQYITVLFQMAVLVWFIIAMFVGAGDPANTEGRTPELSWFNPFEVDSFSAFAAGIAVSIFVYWGWDTVLTMGEETKPSKGKLSTESKAAMILVGILVVLYVGTAAATVGYAGLGDTGTGLNNSAIAENVFAALAHPVMGPAAILLSVAILVSAMASINSTAISPARTLLAMSHYGALPASIKKIHPKYKSPYRALLLSSIVASIFYAVMRFISEDVLWDTITALGMMVCFYYGITALASPWYFRRAAVREGIGSVISKIVLPGIGGILLLVVFVQTTLDSMDPEFGSGSNIAGVGLVGIIGVVVLGLGLVLMFVQARVSKDFFSGRVLARTEATSDTSALELFDDGLGS
- a CDS encoding dihydrofolate reductase yields the protein MTTKDELRDDLQPRIGEGVGMIWAEGRDGAIGRGGQMPWHLPEDLAHFKEQTWGAPVVMGRRTWESLPERFRPLPGRENVVVTRNERYVASGAVVVPSIEAALERTSGVVQREYAEHLENLAAAEGAACQSPGSWPEIGVWIMGGGELYRAAMPAATDLVVTRIDVAVPNADTHAPRIDAEWQLVRSEGPHRSRTGLDYRFEWYRRHDGGLGE
- the dapB gene encoding 4-hydroxy-tetrahydrodipicolinate reductase, producing MPTRVAVSGATGRLGSLVCEVIEADPAFDVVARLSSGSDPEDGAAADVLVDVSHPDASADIVDRALSRGQRVIVGTSGWSATRLEWLADRVDDAGGAVIVVPNFSLGSVIGTALAQFTAPYFDAVEIIEAHHPQKVDSPSGTAVRTAELIAEARDGRPVEAPFADQRARGEHVAGIPVHSLRLAGVVAKQEVRFGGPGEVLTITHDTHSNDAYRAGIRAALGAIGGASGLTVGLDRVLGIGAPTQANRQDAADGTPA
- a CDS encoding thymidylate synthase; translation: MTETPIPTPYEDLLREILETGTPKGDRTGTGTRSVFGRQIRFDLAESFPLITTKRVHFKSVAAELLWFLRGESNTAFLKEHGVSIWDEWEDDNGDLGPVYGVQWRSWPTPDGAHIDQIARVIDDIRRTPDSRRLVVSAWNVADLDEMALMPCHAFFQFYVADGKLSCQLYQRSADMFLGVPFNIASYALLTLMVAQQTGLEPGEFVWTGGDCHIYDNHVEQVRTQLERDPYPYPRLEIAARDSIDAYELGDFSVLDYQHHPGIKAPVAV